A segment of the Mercurialis annua linkage group LG4, ddMerAnnu1.2, whole genome shotgun sequence genome:
aacaaaaaatcaggtttataatttttttattgattttttttaataaaataaaccacagaaataatatatataaaataataaaatatagagttaaaaaataaataacaaatagtaataaaaagaagaaaaactgaaaatttGCTTCTTAAGTGTAAATACAACACCAACCTGTACTATACACGTAAGCATAGGTAATAGAAGTTTAACCATTAATTAAGTATTAATTTGCCTTCACTTGCCAAGAAATAGTGTAATTAGTGTTTAACCACTTCGTGTTGTTTAGCATTTCTCTTTACAATGTTGGGAGAAAAATAGACCTTACAAATTATGACACCATTTTATATCCTAAACCATTAATCCGTTAATATTTAGTGACCCGTACCCGTTTAAGGACTTGAGAAAGcgaaaattaaagtttagggactaaaagatgaaaataaaattcatgGACCATATAactaaaaaagggaaagttAAAAGACTTTAAAAATGagttaattcaaaaaattaagtGATAGGATGATGGTTGGTAGAAATACAAATAATCTGATATTTTTGTAACAATCCCAGTGTAAAAACCTTGTTCCATGAAAAGATAAACACAGGCCTGGTCCATGAGGCCCATCACTTACCTTTGCAAAAGCTCCCGCTCGAATTCAAAAGCGCAAAAtcaaaaaaccaaaccaaaacgaCAATCAGAGAGATCTATCCTTTTGCTCAGAGAGAAAGGAGAAAACAAGAGATGGCAAAAATGGAGGCCAAAGAGAGCGAAGAAGATAACAGCAAGCAAGAACAGTTAACGctaaaaattgctaaaatcctCGACGAAATCAAGACCACAAATGCAACACACATTCGAAAACTCAAAGAACTCTCAACCGTCCGATCAAAATCACACTCATCCTTCTCAGCTTCCTTCTTCAAAACCCTAACTCCTCTTTTCCACATCCAGCGCCGTATTCCCTCCGTTGAGCGCGTAATCCGCTTTGTTTCACTCTTTGCCGCCGCTCACAATGATTTCCTTGAAGAATTTATCCAGTTTTTACTCATTGCTGCTGTTGCCGCTAACAAAAACGCTAGGTCTAGGGCTTGCCATATCATCTCCGAGGTTAGATTCTTTATTTTCGTTTTTGTTTTCGCGCTTGGATAACATATTTGTTTTTACATTTAGTTTGCTTGTTTCACTATGTTAGATAATAATGAGGTTACCGGATGATGCGGAAGTCAGTGATGATGTATGGGATGAAGTGATAGAATGTATGAAGCTAAGAGTTACTGACAAGGTTCCAATTGTTCGTATCTTCGCAATTAGGTCTCTCGCGCGGTTTGCTAATGATAGTGAGAATAGTGACATTCTTGATTTGTTGCTTGATATGCTTCCTCAAGAACCTAGCGCGGTGAGTTTTGATTGCTGAAATCCTTTCTTCTTAATGAGTTTGATCTTAAACGGCTTGTTTTGGAATATATTTGTAGTTTAGGCTTTTAGAGAAGTTTGCAATTAGCGAACATGAAAATCGACTAGGATGGActgaatttgattttgttttttagaaTTTCAATTTCCGAATGTAATGTAAGGGAGTTTATGAGCTGAATGGTTCACTTGTGCATGTTTTTTAACAGGAGGTTCGGAAGACAATTGTGTTAGCTCTGCCACCTTCTAATGCAACCTCACTAGCTATTATCAATTCTACTATGGATGTGAGTGAGTCTGTTCGCAAAGCTTCTTATTGTGTTCTAGCTGCTAAGTTTCCTCTTCAAAGTCTCAGGTGAATTTGACACTCTAGTGTATTGTCTGAATATTCTTCAGTTTTCAACCCaaaattaatttagataatGTTTTTATTGTTCTTGATGCTAATTATAGTGTGCTTTCAAGAGTAATGTGATCTAATATCCCATCATTGTATTGCAAAttgctataaaataattatataattattttggtaGCATAAAGCTAAGGACAGCTATTCTTCAGAGAGGCCTTGCGGATCGTTCTGTAGCTGTATTAAGAGAATGTTTAAAATTAATGAGAGATGAGTGGCTTTCTAAGTGCTGCAATGATGATCCTGTACAACTTCTGAGGTTCCTTGATGTAGAAACATATGAGTCAGTTGGGGAGTCTGTGATGGCTGCTCTGTTAAAAGATGGCTTAGTGAAGTTATGTGATGGTCAAAGTATCCGGCAGTACATATCGTTGAGCAATGGTGATATGGAAGGTTAGTGGAGCTTTTCGTTTTGGTCAAATGGTTTTGAGAAAATGTTTCTCATTCATTCTCATTCTTTcgcaattaatattttattgttttttccaATTCTACTGTATATCTGTGATGGGCACTATTCTGCAGCTTCCAACATGAGTCTTGTTCCACTATTTATCTTTTTCTCAATCGAGAATACCTAAGATTTTTGTTGTTTGATTATTAGCACTATTAATATGACAATTCAAGCATTTGATGGTTTTCAAgaattatcaattattttattttttttggaactATGCAAACGGGGACAGTGAAATATCATTGTACTTGGCCACTCTGTTTAAAGCTGTAAACTTTTCTCCGAGTAAAGATTCATAGTAGAGACATGTTTACATTTTCTTCAGTGTTGCAACAATTTTTAACTGGGTGAAACATGATACTGTATTCAAAAAGGGGAAAGAATTAATGGAGTTGTGAGATTTCATAGAAGGAAAGATCTAATGGGGTACAGTGAAATGTTATCTTCACTTAAAGCGATTCTATAATTATAGGAAGATACTTTTATTGTTATTGCTTTCTTTTGCATTTTTATTCAGTGTTCTGAAAGTATTAAGAGTTTTAGTAATAGTCATCTTGATTACTATTCATACAGCGACTTGTTCCTGTAACATTCTAAATCATCTGTTTGGTGGTAGATTGTGTGTCTCCTTATGCCACATAGCTCTTTTCAAATTAGTGTCTTGGTAGAGGCTTAAGTAGTTTAGTCCTCTGCAGGATCTTTCTTTGCGTTGCTTGTGTAAAATCAGCATCATAATGGTTTCTCATACTGATACCAGGAGAGTCAGCAAACTCCAATGCAAGCATCCGTTTAATGGAGCCAGAGTTTGCACTTTACTGGAAGACAGTTTGCAAACACCTGCAGACAGAAGCACAAGTGAGTTAGTTTGTTGTcaatttttctttgtttattctCTTTGTTATTTTGGATATTTGATTTTTGTCATTATCTACTTTGTTCTATTGTTGAGGTTGGAAGAAGTGGTGTGGCTTTGGTAATAAAATTAATGGTGCTTCTTTTTCAGAAAGCCTGTTTAGTAGACtgctaatattttttgtttcctGTGTTATTGACCTCACTTGATCTAGGAGTTtcttaaatatcaaaattttgatCACTAGCTTTCTTCATTGATATACAAGGTTACACCTGTTTTCTTATATTCTGACTTCTCTTGGATGATTTCTTATCTTTCCATTCCTAACGAATCATTTTCTGAAGTAAAGTCGTGCAAATAAGCCaagcctttttttatttttaaccctCAGGCCTAAATAACTATACAATTATAGGTCTGACATTATGGCCGATATGCTGATTTTTAACTAAAGTTATCGTGGCTGAAGATATAAGAATGAATTTTGCGCCCTTTGGTTGATATGTGTTATGTGTCTGGACAGGAAAGAGGCTCTGACGCTGCCACAACAATGGGCACTGAAGCTGCAGTATATGCAGCTGAAGCATCAGATAGCAATGACCTTCTGGAAAAGATACTCCCTGCAACAGTTTCTGATTATGTAGTTCTAGTCAAAGCTCATATAGATGCTGGTAGGTCTTTTTTGTTGTTTCAGTAAGTTTATCTGCCACTACATACTCTAAGTACCCTTATATTCTCAGGACCAAATTATCGCTTTGCATCTCGGCAGCTACTATTGCTTGGTGCAATGCTTGATTTTTCTGATTCTACTAGCAGAAAAGTTGCAAGTCTGTTTGTGCAGGAACTATTGCACAAGCCACTTGATCATGAAGTGGATGATGAAGGAAATCAAGTTGTGATAGGAGATGGAATAAACGTCGGTGGTGACAAAGAATGGGCTGATGCAGTGTCCAGTTTAGCTAGGAAAGTCCATGCTGCTACTGGTGAGCTTGAGGAGATTGTTCTTGGGGTCATAGAAGAGCTTGCTCGACCTTGTAGGGAAAGAACGGCAGACTATATGCAGTGGATGCATTGCCTCGCAGTTACTGGTGTTCTCTTGGAAAATGCGAAAGCTTTACACTGGCTTCAAGGCAAAGCGATTGAACCTGCTGAGCTGCTTCAATCTTTACTGCTTCCTGGGGTAAATATGTATTGTATttgattttgatgtttttttctGTTATTTGTTTCCTTTTCTTTCCTCTCTTTCCTCTCTTTGGTTTTAGATAGTAGTAGTCATGCCTGTAATGACTCCAATTATTTCTAATGTGGACTTATCTTTGTAAAGTTGATTCTGTTGAACTTAGAAATGAGTGCTTGATGTGTCTTGCATCCATGTTTAAATCAGGTCACTGTGTAGTGTCTGATTATTTCTGTCGTTTCAATGGTCAAATTGTGACTATTTTAAGTTTTCCAAAAGTATGTACTTATGATGGTATATATGCCACTGGGGAAGTGAAGAAAGTAGAGGAACAGTTCACATGAATCTTGTTTCTTAATTTCTTTGTTCAGAAAATTAGgattgtttttgagttcagacaAGATGGACTCATTATTCTGCATTCAAATTAAATGGGTCTTATGCGTCCAATTAATTGTGTccactttataatttttaaagctTTTTCTGATATTGATTGGTGATTTGAACAATGGATGCAGGCAAAACATATTCATCTGGATGTCCAGAGAGTTGCCATCAGGTGTCTTGGTCTTTTTGGCTTGTTAGAGAAGAAACCAAGTGAAGACCTAGTAAAGCAGCTGAGGCTTTCTTATGTTAAGGGTCCTTCTTCAATTAGCATAGTAGCGTGTAAGACACTAATTGATCTTGGCATGTGGCACGGTACCCGGGAAGTTGACAAGGCTCTTGGGTTTGATCATGCTTCTCAATCTCAGGAATCCAAGATTGTATTTAACCCCGTTAACTTTTCTGATCCTGATGACTGCTTAGATGTTCAGCTACTAGATCTTTTATATGCTGGTCTTGACAGAAACGATTGGACAAAATCTGTAGTAGGGGATGAAAATGAGACGGTGCAAGGTGTTCTCGGTGAGGGTTTTGCTAAAATTCTTCTCCTCAGTGAGAATTATCCAAGCATACCAACTTCTTTACTGCCTCTGCTCTTAGCCAAgcttattattctttttttcagTAACGAAACAAAAGACTTACAGAGGTAGAATTTCTATGCCCTTGTTAATGATTTCTACTATCTTCTCCAGATAATACTTCAACTAATAATTGCCTACTTCACCAGGTTGAAACAGTGTTTATCTGTCTTCTTCCAGCATTATCCCTCCCTCTCAGCTAATCATAAGGTAAGCATAACATTTAATTGTATTtgatgttttatatatttttttagcaGAGATGTCttctatttttttcaataattacattaatttttcAATGCCGCAAATGTAGAAATGTTTATCCAAGGCCTTTGTTCCAGTCATACGTTCCATGTGGCCTGGCATCTATGGCAATGCTGGAGGTGCTGCCATTTTGGTATCTAATATGCGTAAGAGGGCAGTCAACGCTTCACGGTTTATGCTACAAATGATTCAGGCTCCTTTGTTTTCCAAAAAGACTGAAATTAACGATGAAAATGGAAGTACAGAGCTACCAGAAACCACAGATAGTTCTCAGCAATCTTCATTTGAATGCGGAGAGGAGGGACTTGCAATACGTATAGCTGCTGAGGTGACCTTTCGCAACAAAAGCTTTATTCTTCTTTCTACATACATGAATCGTTAAGAACATGAATTATCAGTTTCAAAGTCTAATATCTAACTTGCTTTTCATCATCTGAAGCAGTTTGCTGGTCCTTTGATAGGCCATTTTCCTCTTAAAGTATAGTTTGCTTCAAGCTGTAGCCTGCATGGTTTATTCCTGAAACGGAAGTGTTTTTAATTACCTTAGCTTGTTTCTCGTGATATATTGATCTTTAATTTATGAGAAGTAAGAACTGTTCGTGAGGCAAGGCACTTTTAATTGTAGTGGATGCTCTGAGTTGTCTAACTTTCGAGGGCATTTGGGTACTTGTTTTTTGTTCAGTTGTTCAACACTTTGCACTTGGTGACAAAAAAACTGGTAAAGGTTTAAAGTTTATTGCCTGTTGGTATGAGTGGTTTGGTTGAATGGATTAGGACATGGAGAGCTGaccataaaatttggtttcCAATGAATTTTGCTAGCTGTAACGAATCAATGGAGTGTGAAGTCCAGCTGAAGCCGGACATGAGATGAGAGCCTTGTATAGTGAACTAAAAGTAAATCAAAAACTGAAAGTTCCTAGTATTTGtcaaaactaaaacaaatcTTGACATTTGATATCATTTTGTTCTATTTGTCGGACCCAATAATGTCTTTAGCTACCATATTTTTGTTTCTTCCAGTCTAAAGAGAAACAGAATAAGTTAATTTTAGAATTGTATCATTCCGGCAGTTAATTTCAAAGTGAAACTATCCAGTAGTTGGTACCATGTTGTTATGCATTATGTTGTGTATTGTTAATGTGGCAAATCTGATTGGCTATTTTTGTGCTTTTTTAAGGTGCTAAGTTTTTCAGTTAAGAAGACAGCTGCTGAGAAGGCATACACCTTGGCATTAAGCAGGATACTTGTATTGCTTCATTTTCGAATGTCAGAACAAGGAGCAGTAAAATTAATGAGGCGGCTTTTGAATCACGTAGCTGAATCTGGATCCGCAGATAAAGATCTTATAAAGGAGTTGAAGCGAATGGCTGAGCATCTCAAGTCATTAGATAGCCAGCCAGAGGAGGAACTTGAGGATGATCAAATCAAACTTATATTGGGTAAGTCCCTTTTACTGAAAAAGCCTTGGGAAAGTTATTATATATTGGGACATTCAGCTATATGGGTATTCATAGAAGcattaaaataaagagttaagGGTCATTCGAGTCCCTAAACTTGTGCGTTAGGGTCAATTAACTCAATCTTAGCCATTTTAATTAGTCAAAGACAGTAGtctctatttttaggtcaattaactCTCAAATTGTACAAAATGAATGAATTCATGGATCGCAGTGATCCAATTTGGAAGTTAATTAACCTAAAAGTAGACAATGCTATTCTTAATGGATTAATATGGCTAAATGTGAGTTAATCGACCATGATATACAAGTATAGAGACCATGATGatcctttattttaaaaataaatgaaagtttcaagcaatttgaaattttatttgaatgttGAAGAGGAATGATTAGTTGCTTTATTGTGGCGATTTATGGTAGGAgtaccaaatcaaaccaaaccagacTGAACTAacatttgtaactttttttcataataGAACCAAACCAATTTTGTACaagttataaatattttgaaccaCACCAGTGTCGGTTTGATTCTTTTGGCTAGATTTGTACCAAAAGTGAATTGACAATTTTTTACTTGTAAAATTAAACTTaaccaaaaaatcaaattatttttgtaattgaaCCGAGTTCGTTAATTTGGTTTGGATTTTGTCAATCCCCATTCTCTGGATACGATATGATTCGAACAAATGGTAGCCTGGTACCTCGTTTGCTACATTGCGTTGCAAAATATAAACTATTTGTCATGTTACCTCGCTATCCTCTGTACTCATTGTGTTTATGTTGACAGGGAGGTTGGAATTGGAGTTGAACTTGGATATTGATAGTAGCTCTTCTTCAATCCTTCAAACACCGGCCCCGATAAGGCCATCTAGACCAACTCGTGCAAGAAGACGAGCGAGATCTGAAGACGAGACATCCTCTGATGAAGACACCTCCACCACTTGTGTTGCTCAGGCTACTCAAGCCACTGTTGGTACCAGGTCACAAAGAGCGAGCAAAAGTGCCGCCCTGACCAAAATAACCGCCAATAGAGTCGTTAGAATAGCAGAATGTGATGACGAGGAAGAAGATTCAGAGGTGACATCAGAAGATAATTCTGATGAAACCGATCATGATAGCGAATGAGCATGTAGCAGATTTATTTCTGCGGAATGGATTATGAATTCTCAGCTTTGCTGTTTAGTGTTGTATGCTTCTCTAGTTAATTTGTATAGATAGCGAAATGTCTAGGATTTTGGTTCGCATTGCTGCCTGTATGGTTAGCCTTTGTTAGAATTACATATTTTTGTGAAATATTACCGAAATTTGTATGCCTGCTAATGAATTAATTGTGTTATTTATGTTCTTATTTCAAAGTGACAACATAACCTATAAAAAGTGAAGTTCTCTATCCAATTTTTCCAAACATTACTGAAAATATTGCACACACTAAGCattcttttaatttgataatttctgtaaaaaaattctttaagcttatgaatatcaatttaattgcaaagaataaaatataattcgttaaacaatatttataaggtttaataactaaaatatatCTCAAACTTTCAGAATTTTTCCGTCTATGGTCTAACTTTTCCAAATTTCAATGGTAGCTCATTTTGCACAATTGAATTTCAAGTCTAAGAGCATCCCCAATgatattctttaaaataaagagcatcttttgtaaaataaaaaacatcttaaagataaagagtgatatttaaaattttactccaatggattctttaatatcagttttttattgtatataattttaataattaataataaaataaaaagtattaaataataataatattaaattaattgcctctctaatattaaattttattttattttcataaaaaatattaataaaatattaaatattaataaaataattttttattcatttatttattcaatttttttactaaaagtaaaaatataatatttaaaagtaaaaataaccaccttattttttaaaatttaaaattttattatttgaaaaatgaagtagagagtgaaaatggctctctacatgtggagagccattttcactctctactctaaatataaaaaatagaaagtCCATTGGACTTCTAATTTAttatcaaactctttaatttaaagagtttgacaattttaaagagtccattggttggagatgctctaaccCCTCTCccaattaaaataaagagctCGTGACactataattctttttatttatcaatttttatttgtacTTTATAATCAAACTGAATAATGaatcaaaacaaatctaatcaaatcaaatcaaagaaactaaaataaaatcaaaagtcTTCCTCATGGATTTAACGTGTAAATCCTAACTCTCATGTAATAAATCTGGACACAAGCTTATTCTACTTTTcaattgatctaaaaataaagATTTAAGTGCTAGTTAATTGACATTGATGTACAGATTCAAAGATTGCGATAACCCTTTGTtcaaaactaaaactaaaactaaatgtaaaataatataGAAGATGGTATCATTTTCATGtatattctataaaaaaattattaataatatgttaataaataaaaaataaaaacaaaatattaaatttacttACTGATAAATAAAAGCTAATAATAGAAAAACACACacaaaaaaagaattaataaagTCCAAAAGCGCGGAATAAtgaataaattttgttttacaAAAGTGAGAAAATTGGATAAAAATCAACGTTTTTTTAAGCCTAACATATCATTTGACCTCTGTCTTTATATCGTTTTACCCATTAAACCTTTCATCTTTTGGTTTAACTTTTCACATTCCAACTCTTAAATTCGTTTTTTTAATCtcttaaactgtaaattttatgattatttCGCTATTTTTTTGTCTATCTAGGACAACGTttagttacaaaacaaaagaagcACATGAATATATGTTTTTAAGATAAAGTGTAATGCATATTTTAAATTCtgaatttgtatatttttatttatatgatctTTCATTTCAGCTTCTTTAGCATCAGCTTCTATACTTTtgtatcatatattttttattttgaaaattttaaaaaatagctttctattttatatcaaattaatgagcttttaatttttaaaataattatttttaaactcttctttctttttcaaaaataaagaaaaaataaattaatgtattaaataaaaaattaaaaacctcttaaattttacttttacttttattttttattataaacaaacaaaatcaaGTCTAAAAAACACCTGatctataatatttaaattaaaataacattatgctttcatttctttttaaaattttgatttgattttttcatATACTCCAATTAtcgtattttttttgttaaaaacgttacactTTTTTCTTATCTTTTGCACCTCTTCACCAATTTGACCCTCCatcttttaatattaataatgtgTTAAATTATTTGACAGTCCAGCCATTATCTTTTTCCTACATAAATTTATGCATGTCTCTCTACCAATAGATTAAAGAGGTAAAGTAAAACTTAGAAATTGAAATGTCCAAGAGGTTAAACTGAGAAATTGAAGGGTCAGAAcgataaaaatttataagttcagGGATGAAGTAATATATTAAGCCTATttcttttaacaattttaggGTTTGGGCATCGTTTCCTTTCGAGTTACAGCAGACAAATAAAACCCTCTCAAACCGCTGCTCTTCTCTACTACGTTCTACACTCCTTCTCCATCTGAACATTTCCTCCGCTACCATGGTATCGCATTTTCTCTTTACATGAAGCCTTTtaatttctccattttttttgctattttataTTGATCTTTTTTCTAATGTAAATGTTAGATATAGAGCAGATTGGGTAGCTGTTAATTCGCTGCTTATCTAGATTTCAGCTTGTCTTTAGTTATAAGAgtttagataaaataattaattttatgtggAATAAAACTAAAATGATCTGAGTTCAGAACTAGGTCTGACTTGAATTTCATGATATTTTCCCATTTGAATTGTATGCTGGTACTTTAGTTGTCTCTTTTGGCCacttattttgtctttttacaGGCCCCGAAAAGAGGTGTGAAGGCCCCGGCATTGGCGAAGAAGAAAACGGTGAGTAGTCTTTTATTTAAATGCAGATTTTTTTACTCAAATTGTAAGTCGGCATGATGTTTCTTCGTGATTTTAATTGGTGCATACCTTCAATAATGCAGGAAAAGGTTTTGAATCCTTTGTTTGAAAAGCGGCCAAAGCAGTTTGGAATTGGTGGGGCTCTGCCACCTAAGAAGGACTTGACCAGGTTTGTCAAGTGGCCTCATGTTGTTCGCATTCAGAGGCAAAGGAGAATTTTGAAGCAGCGTTTGAAGGTTCCTCCTGCTGTTAACCAGTTCACTAAGACGCTCGACAAGAACCTTGGTATGATTTTCATTGCTGTGTTGGAGTTCTATTTGATTTATGTATCATTTTAGAATCGTGAA
Coding sequences within it:
- the LOC126678036 gene encoding uncharacterized protein LOC126678036, whose amino-acid sequence is MAKMEAKESEEDNSKQEQLTLKIAKILDEIKTTNATHIRKLKELSTVRSKSHSSFSASFFKTLTPLFHIQRRIPSVERVIRFVSLFAAAHNDFLEEFIQFLLIAAVAANKNARSRACHIISEIIMRLPDDAEVSDDVWDEVIECMKLRVTDKVPIVRIFAIRSLARFANDSENSDILDLLLDMLPQEPSAEVRKTIVLALPPSNATSLAIINSTMDVSESVRKASYCVLAAKFPLQSLSIKLRTAILQRGLADRSVAVLRECLKLMRDEWLSKCCNDDPVQLLRFLDVETYESVGESVMAALLKDGLVKLCDGQSIRQYISLSNGDMEGESANSNASIRLMEPEFALYWKTVCKHLQTEAQERGSDAATTMGTEAAVYAAEASDSNDLLEKILPATVSDYVVLVKAHIDAGPNYRFASRQLLLLGAMLDFSDSTSRKVASLFVQELLHKPLDHEVDDEGNQVVIGDGINVGGDKEWADAVSSLARKVHAATGELEEIVLGVIEELARPCRERTADYMQWMHCLAVTGVLLENAKALHWLQGKAIEPAELLQSLLLPGAKHIHLDVQRVAIRCLGLFGLLEKKPSEDLVKQLRLSYVKGPSSISIVACKTLIDLGMWHGTREVDKALGFDHASQSQESKIVFNPVNFSDPDDCLDVQLLDLLYAGLDRNDWTKSVVGDENETVQGVLGEGFAKILLLSENYPSIPTSLLPLLLAKLIILFFSNETKDLQRLKQCLSVFFQHYPSLSANHKKCLSKAFVPVIRSMWPGIYGNAGGAAILVSNMRKRAVNASRFMLQMIQAPLFSKKTEINDENGSTELPETTDSSQQSSFECGEEGLAIRIAAEVLSFSVKKTAAEKAYTLALSRILVLLHFRMSEQGAVKLMRRLLNHVAESGSADKDLIKELKRMAEHLKSLDSQPEEELEDDQIKLILGRLELELNLDIDSSSSSILQTPAPIRPSRPTRARRRARSEDETSSDEDTSTTCVAQATQATVGTRSQRASKSAALTKITANRVVRIAECDDEEEDSEVTSEDNSDETDHDSE